One Perca flavescens isolate YP-PL-M2 chromosome 5, PFLA_1.0, whole genome shotgun sequence genomic window, CACTTAAATATTAAGTTGTCCAATTTAAAGTAGGATTTTCAGATAATCAGACAATTCAGATGTTGCTGTCCTTTTGAATTGCCTGTAaggtatgtttttgttttgctttttgagAAACTATTTGGATCTTAAGTTTGTCATTATTTCTTTCATCCATAGATTCAATGGAGGTAAAACCTATCATGACTCGGAAGCTGAGGAGACGGCCCAATGATCCAGTCCCAATACCAGATAAACGGAGAAAACCTGCACCAGATATCCTTTGCATAAACTTGCAGTCTCTGATTAGCTACAATTAACTGATCACTAGATCAATCTGTCAGGGGTGAAGTATTATTTGTACTGGTAGTATTTGCACTTTCTCAAGATACTTTTTGATTCCCAGGGGAGCTTCTTGTTTCAATGGGAGGTCAGGATCAGCTTCCTCTGTGGAACCGGCTACGTttctcagctgtgttgtgtttaaAATGCCTTCCTTAACTCGTCACACCTCAGCTAAATTATTTGTTAACAgatgaacagataatggaagacCTAAGAACACTTAATAAGGTACGTGTTTCTGAATGTCTTGATTTTATGCATGTCCCTGCTGAATCTTGGTTTTTCATAATTATGTCTTATAAAATTCTCACACCTTCTCTTTTACAGCTCAAGTCACCAAAACGGCCGGGTATGTCAATGCtcacttttttaacactttacacgtttttttttttttttttttttgtacggattaaacaaaccataccatgttaattagtgagctggTACATTAGCAGCATTTTGTTACCCATTTCCAGTCTttctgctaagctaagctaacaggctgctAATTGGAATTTAATATTAACGCACATAGAGGAGAGTGGTGCCGATCATCTCATCCCCCCCCTCTTGTCCTAGCAAGAATGCggataagcatatttcccaataCATCCCAAATCTATTCCTTATAACGTGAAGTGATTTGTACATGCGTTTTGTGTGGTGATACTTATCCGGTGTTTCTCCCTCTTCAGTGTCTCCCTCGTCTCCAGAGCACGTCCCCTCCGCTCCCATGGAGAACCCCTCCCAGCGGTATGAGGCCCGCATCGAGGAGGGGAAGCTTTACTACGACAAAAGATGGTGAAtttaaacatttacagtacatcctCAAAACAGGCATCCCAGTGCTTCCCCTAGCATTGGGCCATTTCTCACATAGCTTGTTTACAGCTTGTGTCACCACTAGATGGCCACATTGCCATGGGTTTGATGTCTTTGGGGATTGGTTTGGTCTTCTAAAGACATGTTAGAACCACTTTGATGGCTGCCTCTTCTTATCTGGGCTACAGAAAAGACATATTTCTTAGGAGCCACTGAATAAGCATTGGTGCTTGAAGCcaacataaaaatacatattcAGAGAAGGTGGCTGCATTAGAATCAGTGCTGCATTCTGCTGTGATGCAGagataaagaaaatgaaaatccttGACCAGACACAGCTCTGGTGCCCTTCTGTTTGAGAGGAGAGCTCCGCATCAGACGTGTCTGAATGTAAGGCCATGTGAAGAAGGGTAACAATAATAGAATTCTTATTAGTTGCTGATATAGGGGAAGTTGAGCGGAGCGAGCTGTTAGGTATGTGCTCTTTCTTTAAAGGCAAAGTCTcatttattcatcactaaagAAGATACCACCACCGGAAAGCCTTCACAAAGAGCCGCAGGGAGACACATGCGTCATTATTCTTCAGTGGGCCCTTAATGATCAAACATTTCGGTTGTCAGACTCTTCCTCTGGGATTGTTCTGTCCTCTGACAGTTTGGAgccattaaaaaacatttttttgttttgactttCTAGTCCAATTATCTATTTTGTGCCTTCTCAGGAGAAATGTGGTTTATTCAGCTGGGTAAAATTATGTGTAATGAACCCCTCTCCTGTCTTCACTTATGCCTATCCTTATTCCTCACCTTAAATGACAAATGAATGCtgtttgtgtgcttgtatgCCACCAGGTACCACAAGAGCCAGGCCATCTATCTGGAgtcaaaggacaacacaaagaTTAGCTGTGTCATCAGCTCAGTTGGGACCAATGAGGTAAACGTTAGTTCTCATCCAGCTCCTATAGCCCATTGACTTGGGTTTACTGCTTAAAATATGAGGCTggtaatattttatattttccttCTTGTCAACCAATCCCATGATTCCTACTAACTATTGTCTGTGTAGCTAAGATTGATATATTTTAGTTCCATTGTTGTCTAAAACCACtaaaacacatgaatgagccacactgttggaACTAGATGACATGTTCCCTCATTACCATgaacactgtagtttatttggaCTCAATCCCACATTACActgtcctgctgctgtaaatactcagCAGCGCACCAAATGTACATTTatccacagctgaaaatagtctcCAAAAAATTCACCATTTACTCCCGTTTTCGACtagatttgttgacaataataaAATTACCCAACAACACCTGTCATATCACTTTGCAATGTTGATTGTGCAGTGGAGGGCCAGACACCTGAGTGGTAGAAGGGGAAGAAATACCAGCCACAGatgtattttacatattttattagtAACAAGTGCTAATTTCCCGCTCTAATCGACACAAGACTATCACTAAGAAGGAATGGTCCCTGGGAAAGGAAAGCTCATCTTTCCTGGGAGCGTTCTGATGAGAAATGTAATGTGAATTTATTTCTGGAGTACCTTGGATTTCTAGATATTAACACCTACTTTCGGAATACATTTATATCGTAACGACTGCATTGAGGAATTGTCTCGTCTTTGTTCTCCAGATTTGGGTGAGGAAGACGAGCGACAGTACAAAGATGAGGATCTACCTGGGACAGCTGCAGAGGGGAGCGTTTGTCATCCGTCGACGGTCGGCTGCGTGAAACATTACCCCTCCCATCCCCTCCCCACCCAACCCCCATCTGTTCATCTGTCCATTCACCGGCTCCTTCATCCTCGATTTCTCTATTTGGTGCATCTCAATTGAGTTATTCTTCATCACATACACTACCCCCCCAGTTATAGaagcatacatacacacacacacacacacacacacacacacacacacacacacacgcacacgcacgcacgcacgcacgcacgcacgcacgccacgcacgcacgcacgcacgcacgcacgcagtcTTTCGTGGCCAAAAATAACTCATCAGATTTGATCTGGTACAGTAAAAGGGGTCATATATACACAACTGACTGTTTTCCAGCATTatttgtcactgtgtgtgtgtgtgtgtgtgtgtgtgtgtgtgtgtgtgtgtgtgtgtgtgtgtgtgtgtgtgtgtgtgtgtgtgtgtgtgtgtgtgtgtgtgtgtgtgtgtgtgtgtgtgtgtgtgtgtgtgtgtgtgtgtgtgtgtgtgtgtgaaggtagTTTGTGAT contains:
- the suds3 gene encoding sin3 histone deacetylase corepressor complex component SDS3 isoform X3 yields the protein MYQDKLASLKRQLQQLQEGTLQEYQKRMKKLDQQYKERLRNADLFLQLETEQVERNYIKEKKAAVKEFDDKKVELKENLIAELEEKKKMIENEKLTMELTGDSMEVKPIMTRKLRRRPNDPVPIPDKRRKPAPAQLNYLLTDEQIMEDLRTLNKLKSPKRPVSPSSPEHVPSAPMENPSQRYEARIEEGKLYYDKRWYHKSQAIYLESKDNTKISCVISSVGTNEIWVRKTSDSTKMRIYLGQLQRGAFVIRRRSAA
- the suds3 gene encoding sin3 histone deacetylase corepressor complex component SDS3 isoform X2; the protein is MTTLQDTEDASETDLAKHDEDDYVEIKEQMYQDKLASLKRQLQQLQEGTLQEYQKRMKKLDQQYKERLRNADLFLQLETEQVERNYIKEKKAAVKEFDDKKVELKENLIAELEEKKKMIENEKLTMELTGDSMEVKPIMTRKLRRRPNDPVPIPDKRRKPAPAQLNYLLTDEQIMEDLRTLNKLKSPKRPVSPSSPEHVPSAPMENPSQRYEARIEEGKLYYDKRWYHKSQAIYLESKDNTKISCVISSVGTNEIWVRKTSDSTKMRIYLGQLQRGAFVIRRRSAA